Proteins encoded within one genomic window of Nordella sp. HKS 07:
- a CDS encoding serine hydrolase — translation MVSAHRSKRFPAALLAALAIWVGANLSEAAATTASAPCGTPAAAEDWPTGAPGDVGLDAARLCALGEMLDTSPDINVHAVLVVRHGKLVYETYRSGVDERWGWPAGVVAHTPQMKHDLRSVSKSVTSLLVGIALDRKLIGDVDQPVFAFFPDLAALRTPEKDRITLRNLLTMASGLAWNEDRPYDRPANDDSRMNYSTNPYRFTLEKPVSEKPGAKWNYSGGDTQLLAGVLQRRTGKFIGDFAKEALFEPLGIRDFEWVKMPGNGETAAASGLRLRPRDMAKIGELVLRRGLWNGRRVISQGWIDESTRTYMRNFDSFASIGYGYQWWTDYEEKGGRRSSWIYAVGLGGQRIYIHPEFDLVVVITAGFYAEDRQDFLPYDIFDKYVIAAIRP, via the coding sequence ATGGTCAGCGCTCATCGGTCGAAGCGGTTCCCGGCGGCGTTGCTCGCGGCGCTGGCGATCTGGGTGGGCGCCAATCTGTCTGAGGCCGCCGCGACTACGGCGTCAGCTCCTTGCGGGACACCGGCCGCCGCAGAGGACTGGCCGACAGGGGCGCCCGGGGATGTCGGTCTCGATGCCGCGCGGCTCTGCGCGCTCGGCGAGATGCTCGACACGTCGCCGGACATCAATGTGCATGCGGTGCTCGTCGTGCGCCACGGCAAGCTTGTCTATGAGACCTATCGATCCGGAGTGGATGAAAGATGGGGCTGGCCGGCGGGTGTGGTAGCCCACACGCCGCAGATGAAGCATGATCTGCGCTCGGTCAGCAAAAGCGTGACGTCCCTTCTCGTCGGCATAGCGCTCGACCGCAAGCTCATCGGCGATGTCGATCAGCCGGTCTTCGCCTTCTTCCCCGACCTTGCGGCTCTGCGCACGCCGGAGAAGGACCGCATCACGCTCCGCAACCTTCTAACCATGGCGTCGGGCCTCGCCTGGAACGAGGACCGACCCTATGACCGGCCGGCGAACGACGACAGCCGGATGAATTATTCGACCAATCCCTATCGCTTCACGCTCGAAAAGCCGGTTTCGGAGAAACCCGGCGCCAAGTGGAACTACAGCGGCGGCGACACGCAGCTCCTTGCCGGGGTGCTGCAACGCAGGACGGGCAAGTTCATCGGCGATTTCGCCAAGGAGGCTTTGTTCGAACCGCTCGGCATCCGCGATTTCGAATGGGTGAAGATGCCCGGCAATGGCGAGACCGCGGCAGCTTCCGGTCTCAGATTGCGGCCGCGCGACATGGCCAAGATCGGCGAGCTCGTGCTGAGGCGGGGCCTGTGGAACGGGCGTCGCGTCATCTCGCAAGGATGGATCGACGAGTCGACGCGCACCTATATGCGGAACTTCGATTCCTTCGCGTCGATCGGCTACGGATATCAATGGTGGACCGACTATGAGGAGAAAGGCGGCAGGCGATCATCGTGGATCTATGCCGTGGGGCTTGGCGGCCAGCGCATCTATATTCATCCCGAGTTTGATCTCGTCGTCGTGATCACGGCCGGGTTCTATGCCGAAGATCGCCAGGATTTTCTTCCCTATGACATATTCGACAAATATGTGATCGCGGCGATACGTCCGTGA
- a CDS encoding ABC transporter substrate-binding protein has product MAFALMCSLAGLTVAPGPSWAEVNWKQAEGASLNLLLISHPFVDALKPMLADFTAKTGIKVTFEELAEQPGFEKLLADLSSKTGAYDVFMTSPLNNWQYASAGWLEPLDEFIANDKLTDPAEYDVKDFIPGILASGRWTLEPMKGLGEGKLWAMPINAESYQIAYRPSLMKKLGLEVPKTYADLLAMAPKLKTEGPDGPIHGLITRFDKYWDLPYLTFGTMLQSYGVEMVDASGKLQICSDASVKATEDFVKLIRTASPEGAGAFTWDQAMQGFASGQYVMSLNEANLFASVYEDPKQSKIADDVGYALTPLGPDGQRAAAAWVWSMSMNSASKQKDAAWLFLEWVTSKDVMVKMHLAGNMNPVRQSAWANPELAAKVESWGAEPGQYRKVTEEESAVAAVRFPPHPELTRMLDRWAEAVQKSYFDNGNVRENLCAAQEAVEQMLAE; this is encoded by the coding sequence ATGGCGTTCGCCCTTATGTGCTCGCTCGCGGGTCTCACCGTGGCGCCGGGTCCGTCATGGGCCGAGGTCAACTGGAAGCAGGCCGAGGGCGCAAGTCTCAATCTTCTCCTGATCTCGCATCCTTTCGTTGACGCACTGAAGCCGATGCTGGCGGACTTCACGGCGAAAACCGGCATCAAGGTCACTTTCGAGGAGCTCGCCGAGCAGCCGGGTTTCGAAAAGCTTCTAGCGGATCTGTCCTCCAAGACCGGCGCCTATGATGTCTTCATGACGTCACCCTTGAACAACTGGCAGTATGCCTCGGCGGGCTGGCTCGAGCCGCTCGATGAATTTATCGCCAATGACAAGCTCACCGACCCTGCCGAGTATGACGTGAAGGACTTCATCCCTGGAATCCTCGCTTCGGGCCGCTGGACGCTCGAGCCCATGAAGGGCCTGGGTGAAGGCAAGCTTTGGGCGATGCCGATCAATGCCGAAAGCTATCAGATCGCCTACAGGCCGAGCCTCATGAAGAAGCTCGGGCTCGAAGTGCCCAAGACCTATGCCGATCTACTGGCCATGGCGCCCAAGCTCAAGACAGAGGGTCCCGATGGCCCGATCCACGGGTTGATCACACGCTTCGACAAATATTGGGATCTGCCCTATCTCACCTTCGGCACGATGCTGCAGTCCTATGGCGTCGAGATGGTCGACGCTTCGGGCAAGCTGCAGATCTGCTCCGATGCCAGCGTCAAGGCGACGGAAGATTTCGTCAAATTAATCCGTACCGCGTCACCGGAAGGGGCGGGCGCGTTCACCTGGGACCAAGCCATGCAGGGTTTCGCCTCGGGACAGTATGTGATGTCCCTGAACGAGGCCAACCTCTTTGCCTCCGTCTATGAGGATCCCAAGCAGTCCAAGATCGCCGACGATGTTGGCTATGCGCTGACACCGCTCGGGCCCGATGGCCAGCGCGCCGCCGCCGCCTGGGTGTGGTCGATGTCGATGAATTCCGCCTCGAAGCAGAAAGACGCCGCATGGCTGTTCCTCGAATGGGTCACGTCAAAGGATGTGATGGTCAAGATGCATCTTGCCGGCAATATGAACCCTGTCCGCCAATCGGCCTGGGCGAACCCCGAACTCGCGGCGAAAGTCGAGAGCTGGGGCGCGGAGCCCGGCCAGTATCGCAAAGTCACCGAGGAAGAGAGCGCAGTGGCGGCGGTGCGCTTCCCGCCCCATCCGGAGCTGACGCGCATGCTCGACCGTTGGGCGGAAGCCGTCCAGAAGTCCTATTTCGACAACGGCAATGTGCGGGAAAATCTCTGCGCGGCTCAGGAAGCTGTCGAGCAGATGCTGGCTGAATAA
- a CDS encoding AraC family transcriptional regulator, with the protein MRGIPLTRCQFLLPFADIYSEIGGPTEALLQKFRLPVSLEEKADHYVPILRAIQFAEAAQGSEGISDIGFLASQRMQFCHLSEKLRTIIRCSPTLLVALQQTCKHGQSEDTNLSMWLELHDGNLRVCTKLLGTAGLQHLEHSQWLQNLFVIHIVRQFVGPEWAPTTVGFEARYVPGGEPQAFWSNTRFLSAQEASWIDIPVGYLSFPPLGNESPPGPPAEDAEPPVTDLIGMLQLMLPSYLDERIPSIAEIAEMTNISVRSFQRRLSSAALTYSDLVDAVRFENAKKLLRDTDAKIIDVALSLGYSESASFTRAFRRLSGVAPRQYRDTSRSKTSGIILT; encoded by the coding sequence ATGAGGGGGATTCCTTTAACCCGCTGTCAATTCCTCCTGCCCTTTGCCGATATTTACAGCGAAATTGGGGGACCGACCGAGGCGCTCCTGCAAAAGTTTCGCCTTCCCGTATCATTGGAAGAGAAGGCGGATCACTATGTTCCAATATTGCGAGCCATCCAGTTCGCCGAGGCCGCACAGGGATCTGAAGGCATCAGCGATATCGGATTTCTCGCCTCTCAGCGGATGCAGTTTTGTCACCTCAGCGAGAAACTGCGTACAATAATCCGCTGTTCTCCGACTCTGCTTGTTGCGCTGCAGCAGACATGCAAGCATGGACAGTCTGAAGACACCAATTTGAGCATGTGGCTAGAACTCCACGATGGGAATTTGAGAGTCTGCACCAAACTCCTAGGAACGGCGGGACTGCAGCACCTTGAACACTCCCAGTGGCTTCAGAATCTTTTTGTCATCCATATCGTTCGGCAGTTCGTCGGGCCAGAGTGGGCGCCTACAACCGTGGGCTTTGAGGCCCGCTATGTGCCCGGCGGCGAGCCTCAGGCCTTCTGGTCCAACACACGCTTTCTATCAGCGCAAGAAGCGTCATGGATTGATATTCCTGTCGGGTATCTGAGCTTTCCTCCCCTCGGAAATGAATCGCCGCCTGGTCCGCCGGCGGAGGACGCGGAACCGCCCGTCACCGATCTTATTGGGATGCTCCAATTGATGTTGCCATCCTATCTGGATGAGAGAATCCCGTCGATCGCCGAAATCGCCGAGATGACGAATATCAGCGTCAGAAGCTTTCAACGGAGGCTTTCGAGCGCGGCCCTGACATATTCGGATCTCGTAGATGCGGTTCGATTTGAGAACGCGAAGAAGCTGCTGCGCGATACGGATGCCAAGATCATAGATGTTGCGCTATCCTTGGGATACTCGGAGTCCGCAAGTTTCACACGCGCATTTCGCCGGCTTTCCGGTGTTGCTCCACGGCAATATCGCGACACGAGCAGGTCGAAAACTTCGGGCATCATTCTCACGTAA
- a CDS encoding methionyl-tRNA formyltransferase — MNVAFVGTVEGSAIALAALGRAGKAPDLVITLPREAAQRHSDFVDLTPLARKAGSEVFYARDINGPETIKALRSFRPDLVLVLGWSQICREAFLSISRLGNIGFHPGPLPRMRGRAVIPWTILRGETATAASLFWLDAGVDSGPILLQEAITVDSGETARTLYVKQTTAMARMLPKALELALSGDPPRIAQEHEHATYCARRSAEDGLINWLDPADAVLRLIRAVGDPYPGAFTTWNGRRLIIDIASYFPDSHRFIGLPGQVQSHTTDGFVVLCGDGGCVHVTAWRLENGSDKPRRHSKLGT, encoded by the coding sequence ATGAACGTCGCGTTTGTCGGAACTGTCGAGGGTTCTGCGATCGCGCTTGCGGCACTGGGCCGGGCCGGCAAGGCGCCCGACCTTGTGATCACGCTGCCGCGGGAAGCCGCTCAGCGGCATTCGGATTTTGTTGACCTGACACCCCTGGCCCGCAAGGCAGGCTCTGAAGTCTTTTACGCGCGCGATATCAACGGGCCTGAAACCATCAAAGCCTTGCGGAGTTTTAGACCGGATCTCGTGCTGGTGCTTGGATGGTCTCAAATCTGCCGCGAGGCGTTCCTGTCAATCTCCCGATTGGGCAATATCGGCTTTCATCCCGGACCGCTGCCGCGCATGCGCGGTCGCGCTGTTATCCCTTGGACCATTCTGCGTGGTGAAACAGCCACCGCGGCATCCCTGTTTTGGTTGGACGCTGGTGTCGATTCTGGCCCGATCCTGCTTCAGGAAGCGATCACCGTTGATTCCGGTGAAACGGCTCGCACGCTCTACGTCAAGCAGACCACTGCAATGGCCCGGATGCTGCCGAAGGCTCTCGAACTGGCGCTTTCCGGTGACCCGCCACGCATCGCGCAGGAACATGAGCACGCCACCTATTGTGCAAGAAGAAGCGCCGAAGACGGCCTGATCAATTGGCTTGATCCAGCAGACGCGGTGTTACGCTTGATCCGCGCTGTCGGGGATCCCTATCCCGGCGCATTCACGACCTGGAACGGTCGCCGGCTCATCATCGACATCGCCAGCTACTTTCCCGATTCCCACCGCTTCATCGGTTTGCCTGGCCAGGTGCAGAGCCATACGACGGACGGCTTTGTGGTCTTATGCGGGGACGGCGGCTGCGTGCATGTCACCGCATGGAGGCTGGAGAACGGTTCGGACAAGCCGCGTCGCCATTCCAAACTCGGAACCTGA
- a CDS encoding DUF1254 domain-containing protein, which produces MTLSMKGLLGTASALILLAGVAQAQTAPKMEMTTPIPDSIVTPQSVETRLGTLKFFDGFPDKVTAEKLYDNLDFMRGVDAFLNAMPGASAEAIRVGVASQGADNNQTILIFEDLMDSRSLFLTGNTESIYNLMWLDTKAGPLVIETPPNILGMIDTHWFKYVGDVGNAGPDRGKGGKYLLLPPGYQGEIPDGYFVLRSSTYGNLFFWRGFLEGGSTKTAVENTRKFAKVCPLSEAGNPPPMKFINVSGKEFNTIHANNFHFFEEVNNIVQYEPNEAYHPEVLGQLAAIGIEKGKPFAPDERMKKILTEAVAVGNATARTITFDTRMKDAYYYPDSAWFTGFVGGSYEFLAQPGVRNLDARVLFHYYATGITPAMAIKRVGIGSQYAAATTDSENNPLDGSKTYKVRLPPNIPAKDFWSFVVYDNQTRSMLQTDQQFPSIGSDKKDLVINADSSVDVWFGPTAPAGHEANWVQTVPGKGWNVLLRLYGPLEPWFDKSWKPGEFEPVK; this is translated from the coding sequence ATGACTCTTTCGATGAAAGGCCTGCTGGGCACGGCATCGGCACTGATACTTCTTGCCGGGGTTGCGCAGGCGCAGACTGCGCCGAAGATGGAAATGACGACGCCAATACCCGATTCCATTGTCACTCCGCAGAGCGTCGAAACGCGACTGGGAACGTTGAAATTCTTCGATGGTTTCCCGGACAAAGTCACCGCCGAGAAGCTTTACGACAATCTCGACTTCATGCGCGGTGTTGATGCCTTTCTCAACGCCATGCCGGGCGCGTCGGCCGAAGCAATAAGGGTCGGCGTTGCCAGCCAGGGCGCGGACAACAATCAGACCATCCTCATCTTCGAGGACCTGATGGACTCGCGGTCGTTGTTCCTCACGGGCAATACCGAGAGCATCTACAACTTGATGTGGCTCGACACCAAAGCGGGGCCGCTGGTGATCGAAACACCCCCCAATATCCTGGGCATGATCGACACCCACTGGTTCAAATATGTAGGCGACGTAGGAAATGCCGGCCCGGACAGGGGCAAGGGCGGCAAGTACCTGCTCCTGCCTCCCGGCTACCAGGGCGAGATTCCGGACGGCTATTTCGTGTTGCGCAGTTCGACCTACGGCAACTTGTTTTTCTGGCGAGGTTTTCTCGAAGGCGGCAGCACGAAGACCGCCGTCGAGAACACCAGGAAATTTGCGAAAGTATGTCCGCTGTCGGAGGCCGGCAATCCGCCGCCGATGAAGTTCATCAACGTCAGCGGCAAGGAATTCAACACCATCCATGCCAACAATTTTCACTTCTTCGAGGAAGTGAACAACATCGTTCAATATGAGCCGAACGAGGCTTACCACCCGGAAGTGCTCGGACAGCTTGCCGCCATCGGCATCGAGAAGGGCAAGCCCTTCGCGCCCGACGAGCGGATGAAGAAAATCCTCACCGAAGCCGTGGCGGTCGGCAATGCCACCGCGCGCACGATCACCTTCGATACGCGGATGAAGGACGCATACTACTATCCCGACAGCGCGTGGTTCACGGGGTTTGTCGGCGGCAGCTACGAATTCCTTGCGCAGCCCGGCGTTCGCAACCTCGATGCCCGTGTGCTGTTTCATTATTATGCGACGGGGATCACACCGGCGATGGCGATAAAACGTGTCGGCATCGGCTCGCAATACGCGGCAGCAACGACCGACAGCGAGAACAACCCCCTGGATGGCAGCAAGACCTATAAGGTTCGCCTGCCGCCGAACATCCCGGCGAAGGACTTCTGGTCATTCGTCGTCTATGACAACCAGACCCGGTCGATGCTGCAGACCGACCAGCAATTCCCGAGCATCGGCAGCGACAAGAAGGATCTTGTCATCAATGCGGATTCCTCGGTGGATGTCTGGTTCGGCCCGACAGCGCCGGCAGGTCACGAGGCCAACTGGGTGCAGACCGTTCCCGGCAAGGGATGGAACGTCCTCCTGCGCCTCTACGGTCCGCTGGAACCGTGGTTCGACAAAAGCTGGAAGCCGGGTGAATTCGAACCGGTCAAGTGA
- a CDS encoding sugar transferase, whose translation MNADSETRAEFHSTAFVWQALQCVVALVALLLAALPAALTAILVWSSLGRPLLFRQLRSGLGGRPFTVVKFRTMHEARDASGQLLPDSARETSLTRLIRRLRLDEIPQLMSILDGNMSFVGPRPLLPTTIAAFGGLGQVRGSVRPGLTGWAQVNGNTCLTDKEKLALDLWYVDNRSVLLDLRILLLTVSVIVRGERVCDASLRTARAHLAARSGRVAVDTLPVNRHIT comes from the coding sequence ATGAACGCAGACAGCGAAACCAGAGCCGAGTTCCACTCCACCGCTTTTGTTTGGCAGGCTCTTCAATGCGTCGTGGCACTTGTTGCTTTGCTTCTGGCGGCGCTCCCGGCGGCGCTGACAGCTATCCTCGTCTGGTCCTCGCTTGGGCGGCCGCTGCTGTTCCGTCAATTGCGAAGTGGTTTGGGGGGGCGTCCTTTCACAGTGGTCAAATTCCGGACAATGCATGAGGCGCGCGACGCTAGCGGGCAACTGCTGCCGGATAGCGCTCGCGAAACCAGCCTGACCCGCCTCATAAGACGCTTGCGTCTCGACGAGATTCCGCAACTGATGTCAATTCTCGATGGCAACATGAGTTTTGTCGGCCCACGCCCGCTGCTGCCGACAACCATTGCAGCGTTTGGAGGGCTGGGGCAGGTGCGCGGTTCAGTGAGGCCGGGCCTGACCGGCTGGGCCCAGGTCAATGGCAATACCTGTCTTACCGACAAGGAGAAGCTGGCGCTCGATCTTTGGTATGTCGACAACAGGTCGGTTTTGCTCGACCTGCGCATCCTGCTTCTCACCGTTTCGGTGATCGTTCGTGGCGAACGAGTTTGCGACGCCTCGCTTCGTACGGCCAGGGCTCATCTTGCTGCGCGCAGCGGAAGAGTTGCCGTAGACACTCTGCCCGTCAACCGGCATATCACATGA
- a CDS encoding carbohydrate kinase family protein — MSGLELFSIGSWSIFDHLLRMQRLPAEGETVALDMPIAEMERIHFGDCSANIAAVAARLGIRTGLGMVVGDDFDTSGYAAHLRQLGVDLAGVEIRGGTRSGHSFNFFDAENRSFCVSHLGVAECQDDWRIPEVAIASAKALVVSEKFSHYTLGAIESAKRAGRLTAINGMVATAGQSASRFLAAADILILSRGEAADLIDRLSFSSASALLDLGPRLVVVTEGSNGSRWYQAQGEIRLPAVKTEHFVDSTGAGDSFAASVVCGLVRGWPVEQTGKFAATVASFVVEAWGCQTNLPDMDQVAERYRNHFKENLIR; from the coding sequence ATGAGCGGTCTTGAACTGTTCTCCATCGGATCGTGGTCGATCTTCGACCACCTCCTGCGCATGCAGCGCCTGCCCGCCGAAGGCGAGACGGTCGCGCTCGACATGCCGATCGCGGAAATGGAACGCATCCACTTCGGCGATTGCAGCGCCAATATCGCGGCCGTGGCGGCCCGGCTTGGCATACGCACCGGCCTTGGCATGGTGGTGGGCGATGATTTCGATACGTCGGGCTATGCCGCGCATCTGCGCCAGCTTGGCGTCGATCTCGCGGGCGTCGAAATCCGCGGCGGCACCAGGTCCGGCCATAGCTTCAATTTCTTCGATGCGGAGAATCGCAGCTTCTGCGTGTCGCATCTGGGCGTCGCGGAATGCCAGGACGATTGGCGGATACCGGAAGTCGCCATCGCGAGCGCCAAGGCGCTGGTGGTGAGCGAAAAGTTCAGCCACTATACGCTTGGAGCCATCGAATCCGCTAAGCGCGCCGGCCGACTGACGGCGATCAACGGAATGGTGGCGACCGCAGGCCAGTCTGCCTCCCGCTTCCTCGCAGCCGCCGACATTCTGATCCTGAGCCGCGGCGAGGCCGCCGATCTCATCGACCGGCTTTCGTTCAGCTCCGCCAGCGCATTGCTGGATCTCGGCCCGCGCCTGGTGGTGGTGACGGAAGGCAGCAATGGCAGCCGGTGGTACCAGGCGCAAGGCGAGATCCGTCTGCCGGCGGTGAAGACCGAGCACTTCGTCGACTCGACAGGCGCCGGAGACAGTTTCGCGGCTTCAGTCGTGTGCGGCCTCGTGCGCGGCTGGCCGGTCGAACAGACCGGCAAATTCGCTGCGACGGTCGCGAGCTTCGTGGTCGAGGCCTGGGGCTGCCAGACCAACCTGCCCGACATGGACCAAGTGGCCGAGCGCTACCGCAACCACTTCAAGGAGAACCTGATCCGATGA
- a CDS encoding carbohydrate ABC transporter permease, with the protein MRSAASGKGALAGGRAVYIAMLAPALCLLFLTVVPFLDGVYTSLTNEKLYAGVTRFIGFANYLKLAQNPTFWIALGNTLLYAGLATLIQIPLGLAVALLLDVPSKVQWFFRSTIALPLLIPPVVAGLMWKTMMQPQSGVLNWLLAQVGLPPFSWLSDPQTALVSIVLIDTWLFMPLAAIILLAGLQSISGEVLEAARIDGANAWQTIRHIKLQALKPYIVLVAMFRIPDALKSLEIIYATTRGGPLNATRTLHVMAYEEAYRWSSLGRAMAIVFILWILSYVFSTILLSLWRKEEMRFHGR; encoded by the coding sequence ATGCGCAGCGCAGCAAGCGGAAAAGGTGCCCTGGCGGGCGGGCGGGCGGTCTATATCGCCATGCTCGCCCCGGCGCTGTGCCTTTTGTTCCTAACCGTCGTACCCTTTCTCGACGGCGTCTATACGAGCCTCACCAATGAGAAGCTATATGCCGGCGTAACCCGCTTCATCGGCTTCGCGAATTACCTGAAGCTCGCACAGAACCCGACCTTCTGGATCGCGCTCGGCAACACTTTGCTCTATGCCGGATTGGCGACGCTGATCCAGATCCCGCTCGGGCTCGCCGTCGCCCTTCTGCTCGATGTGCCGAGCAAGGTGCAGTGGTTCTTCCGCAGCACCATCGCGCTGCCACTTCTCATCCCGCCCGTCGTTGCGGGTTTGATGTGGAAGACGATGATGCAGCCGCAAAGCGGCGTCCTCAATTGGCTCCTGGCGCAGGTCGGCCTACCGCCGTTCTCCTGGCTCAGCGATCCCCAGACCGCGCTCGTCTCGATCGTCCTGATCGATACCTGGCTGTTCATGCCACTTGCCGCGATCATCCTGCTGGCCGGGCTGCAGTCGATCTCGGGCGAGGTGCTGGAAGCGGCGCGTATCGACGGCGCGAATGCCTGGCAGACGATCCGCCATATCAAGCTGCAGGCGCTCAAGCCCTATATCGTTCTGGTCGCTATGTTCCGCATTCCGGACGCGCTCAAGTCGCTCGAAATCATCTATGCGACGACGAGGGGCGGCCCCCTCAATGCGACGCGAACCCTGCACGTGATGGCCTATGAGGAGGCCTATCGGTGGTCGAGCCTTGGCCGCGCGATGGCCATCGTCTTCATCCTCTGGATCCTCTCTTACGTGTTCAGCACGATTCTCCTGTCGCTCTGGCGCAAGGAGGAAATGAGGTTCCATGGCCGCTAG
- a CDS encoding sugar-binding transcriptional regulator, with amino-acid sequence MDHSTDQEQQLLVRLAWLYYVGGHSQEEISEQTGLSRFKILRLLSKARETKIVKISIDHHSIETHQLADALTRRFGLLECIVTPPLGATADPQADEVRARHAVGICAAAFLARRLQGATPPVVGLAWGRTIAAMVDEMPKLNRTDARFVSLMGSLSRTARTNPFEVVQKLAETCGGEAYILPAPFITDSEEDYQIIMAQSLVRQTLALAQKADFYIASFGDCSMNSFIHQHGLLRSEEIEDVISSGAVADMLGKFFNRDGKPVPSKLNYRTPGVSLDDMARHEIVLLAAGLAKADAAAALLRSGLINRLIVDGDLAKVLALGD; translated from the coding sequence ATGGACCACTCGACCGATCAGGAACAGCAACTCCTCGTCCGCCTGGCCTGGCTCTATTATGTCGGCGGGCATAGTCAGGAAGAGATTTCCGAGCAGACGGGACTATCGCGCTTCAAGATCTTGAGGCTGCTTTCCAAGGCCCGCGAAACCAAGATCGTGAAGATCTCGATCGACCATCATTCGATTGAGACGCACCAGCTTGCCGACGCGCTCACCCGCCGCTTCGGCCTTCTTGAATGCATTGTCACCCCGCCGCTCGGTGCCACCGCCGATCCCCAGGCGGATGAAGTGCGCGCCCGCCACGCCGTGGGCATCTGCGCCGCAGCCTTTCTGGCGCGCCGGCTGCAGGGCGCCACCCCGCCCGTGGTCGGGCTGGCCTGGGGCCGCACCATCGCGGCGATGGTTGATGAGATGCCGAAGCTCAACCGCACCGATGCCCGCTTTGTGTCTCTGATGGGATCGCTGAGCCGGACCGCACGTACCAATCCCTTCGAGGTGGTTCAGAAACTCGCCGAGACCTGCGGCGGCGAGGCTTACATCCTACCTGCGCCCTTCATCACCGACAGCGAGGAGGATTATCAGATCATCATGGCGCAGAGTCTGGTGCGCCAGACCCTCGCTCTGGCGCAAAAGGCCGACTTTTATATTGCGAGCTTCGGCGACTGCTCAATGAACTCCTTTATCCACCAACATGGCCTGCTCCGCTCGGAGGAGATCGAGGACGTCATTTCATCCGGCGCCGTCGCCGACATGCTCGGCAAGTTCTTCAACCGGGACGGCAAGCCGGTCCCCAGCAAGCTGAACTATCGCACGCCCGGAGTCTCACTCGACGACATGGCGAGGCACGAGATCGTCCTCTTGGCCGCAGGCCTCGCGAAGGCGGACGCCGCAGCGGCCCTCCTGCGCTCAGGCCTGATCAATCGCCTGATTGTGGACGGAGATCTGGCCAAAGTTCTGGCACTCGGAGATTGA
- a CDS encoding carbohydrate ABC transporter permease yields MAASRNSRRLVHTALLALGYALLAAFVLFPIYWIFTMSLKEFGDIIAYPPRFTFVPTFANYTEILFGTEADQAGGVMPDLLRFLRNSVIISSGAVLLSIILGLPAAYALARGEARRANRARFTILSFRFAPELAIILPLYAFYTTTGLYDSYVGMILVHQLITLPLIILILMSFIRDIPLEIEEAARIDGAGPLTILLRIIVPIARPGLASAMIIAFIFSWNNLIFGLVLAGGETRPITMGILQAMTFDQIKWGLMAAAAMVSAVPGMIASLLFQRQITRGLTLGAVK; encoded by the coding sequence ATGGCCGCTAGCCGCAACTCTCGCCGCCTCGTCCACACGGCGCTGCTCGCGTTGGGCTATGCACTGCTCGCCGCGTTTGTGTTGTTTCCGATCTATTGGATCTTCACGATGTCGCTCAAGGAGTTCGGCGACATCATCGCCTACCCGCCGCGCTTCACCTTCGTTCCGACTTTCGCCAATTATACTGAGATCCTGTTCGGTACCGAGGCCGACCAGGCCGGCGGCGTGATGCCGGATCTCTTGCGCTTTCTGCGCAACTCGGTGATCATTTCCTCGGGCGCCGTCCTGCTCTCGATCATCCTGGGTCTGCCGGCCGCTTACGCGCTGGCGCGCGGCGAAGCGCGCCGCGCCAATCGTGCGCGCTTCACCATCCTTTCCTTCCGCTTTGCGCCGGAGCTGGCGATCATCCTGCCGTTATATGCCTTCTATACGACCACCGGCCTCTATGACAGCTATGTCGGAATGATCCTGGTGCACCAGCTGATCACCTTGCCGCTGATCATCCTGATCCTCATGAGCTTCATCCGCGACATACCGCTCGAGATCGAGGAAGCGGCGCGCATCGACGGGGCGGGGCCGCTCACTATCCTATTGCGGATCATCGTGCCGATCGCCAGACCGGGCCTCGCCAGTGCGATGATCATTGCCTTTATCTTCAGCTGGAACAATCTGATCTTCGGTCTGGTGCTGGCCGGTGGCGAAACGCGGCCGATCACCATGGGCATCCTGCAGGCCATGACTTTCGACCAGATCAAATGGGGATTGATGGCTGCGGCGGCGATGGTCTCGGCCGTGCCCGGCATGATCGCCTCACTGCTGTTCCAGCGCCAGATCACGCGCGGCCTCACCCTCGGAGCGGTCAAATGA